DNA sequence from the Alkaliphilus metalliredigens QYMF genome:
AGATCGAATTGCAACCTTCTCGATACCCGCCTCAGTGATTGTTTCAGCGGCATCTTCAAATATAATATCACCCTTGGGAACAATCACTTTTTTTGTCTCTGGATGAATGATGTCATCAATTGAATGTCTTCCAACAATCCGGAAGTATAGTTCCTCAATCACTTCATTGCCATCCTTAAATGCCTTTGCCACAATACCTGTTTCAGTACCGCAATCCAATTCTCTAATGATCACATCTTGGCTTACATCTACTAAACGTCTCGTTAGGTATCCAGAATCCGCCGTACGTAGGGCTGTATCTGCAAGACCTTTTCTAGCTCCGTGGGTGGAAGTAAAGTACTCTAGTACCGTCAGCCCTTCACGGAAGTTAGATTTGATTGGTATTTCAACGGTATGTCCCGACGCATTGGCCATCAATCCACGCATACCACCTAATTGACGGATCTGATTTTTACTACCACGGGCTCCTGAATCAGCCATGATAAATATGTTATTAAATCTATCTAAGCCTGCCATCAATGCATCCGTTACTTTTTCTGTGGTTTCTGTCCATGTTTCGATTACTTTCTCATATCTTTCTTCATCAGAGATTAACCCTCTTCTAAATGCCTTCTCATACTTATCAACACGTTGTTCTGCTTGAGAAATCAATTCTGCCTTTGCTTCTGGTACATCCATGTCCGAAACCGCAACAGTAATGGCACCTCGGGTAGAGTACTTGAATCCTAATTCTTTAATATAGTCTAGCATGATGGAGGTAATGGTGTTTCCATGCTTTCTAAAGCACTTACCAATGACCTTACCTAATGCACCTTTAGTACATAAGAAGTCAACCTCTAATGCATACAAATCCTTGCTACGATCAACAAATCCTAAATCCTGTGGAATTTTTTCATTAAATATAAATCGACCCACTGTACTCTCCACAAGTTTACCAGAATCCTCAGCACTTAGTTTCATTCTCACTTTAACCTTTGCATGAAGGCTGACTGCTTTCGTTTCATAGGCAAGCAATAGTTCTTCAAAATCCTTGAATATTGTACCTTCACCTAGAACACCTTCATCCTGTATTGTTAAATAATAGCATCCAAGGACCATATCCTGAGTTGGGGTTGTAATTGGTTCGCCATCCTTTGGAGCTAGGATATTATTAATGGATAACATTAAAAATCTTGATTCAGCCTGAGCTTCAACAGATAATGGCACGTGAACAGCCATTTGGTCTCCATCAAAGTCAGCATTGTAGGCTGTACATACCAATGGATGTAGCTTAATTGCTTTTCCTTCTACTAGGATTGGCTCAAATGCTTGTATTCCCAATCTATGCAGCGTAGGTGCACGATTTAGTAGCACAGGATGTTGACTAATGACTTCTTCCAGTACACCCCATACTTCAGGTTTTACTTTTTCCACCATTCGTTTAGCACTTTTGATATTATGAGCATAGTTTTCCTGAACCAGCTTCTTCATCACAAATGGTTTGAAAAGCTCTAAGGCCATTTGTTTTGGTAATCCACATTGATAGAATTTCAGTTCAGGTCCAACAACGATTACAGAACGTCCTGAGTAGTCAACACGCTTTCCTAGTAAGTTTTGTCGGAAACGACCCTGTTTACCCTTTAGCATATCAGACAAAGATTTTAATGGTCTATTTCCAGGTCCTGTTACTGGCTTTCCACGACGCCCATTATCAATTAATGCATCCACTGCTTCTTGAAGCATTCTTTTTTCATTACGAACAATAATATCTGGTGCGCCTAAGTCTAGCAATCTCTTTAATCTATTGTTTCGATTGATTACTCTTCTGTATAAATCATTTAAGTCTGAAGTAGCAAAACGCCCTCCATCCAACTGAACCATTGGTCTTAGATCTGGAGGAATAACAGGGACAACATCTAGAATCATCCACGCTGGATTGTTTTTAGACTTTCTAAAGGCTTCTACAACCTCTAGTCTTCTGACGGTACGAATCCGTTTTTGTCCAGTGCTCTCTTTGAGCTTGTGTCTTAATTCGATGTTCATGGCATCTAAATCAATGCTTTCTAATAAACCCTTGACAGCCTCAGCACCCATACCCGCCTTGAATTTTGGCCCGTATTTCTCTATTGCATCAGCATATTCTTTTTCCGTTAGAATTTGTTTTTCAGTCAATGGTGTCTCTCCAGGATTAATGACGATGTATGCAGCGAAGTACAATACTTTCTCTAAAGACCTTGGGGACATGTCTAGTAACAGACCCATTCTACTGGGAATTCCTTTAAAATACCAAATATGAGAAACCGGGGCAGCTAATTCGATATGCCCCATTCGTTCTCTTCTTACCTTAGACTTTGTGACTTCGACACCGCAACGATCACAAACAACGCCTTTGTATCTGACCCGTTTGTACTTCCCACAGTGGCACTCCCAATCACGGGTAGGTCCAAAAATCTTTTCACAAAAGAGCCCTTCTTTTTCGGGCTTTAAAGTTCTATAATTGATTGTTTCTGGTTTTTTCACTTCTCCTTTTGACCATTGGCGAATTTTTTCTGGAGAAGCTAATGCAATTTTAATTGATCTAAAGTTGTTTAATTCATACAAGGAGTCTCTCTCCCTTCTAATAATCTATAAGCTCTCCTATAACCTAGCCGGCTATGCCTTAAAGTCATTATACCCATCAAACTCATCATCATCTTCTGCATATTCAGTTTCAACGCTGGTGGGTTCAAAGTCTTCCTCTGTAATTAACGCTTCCTCGCTATCATTGTCTTCGTCCTTCTCTTCCTCATCAGTTATATGACTTCCTTCAGGAACAGTTGGTTCTTCTAAACCATAATCAAAGTCACCATGTTCTAGGCTCATTTCGCCTGCATCGTCATCAATCGTTTCTTTGATCTCTAGTTCATGATCATCATCAGTGAGTACTTTGACGTCTAAGCATAAACTCTGAAGCTCTTTAATTAATACTTTAAAGGATTCTGGCACACCCGGTTCAGGTATGTTTTCACCCTTTACAATACATTCATAGGTTTTAACCCGTCCTACAACATCATCAGACTTCACAGTCAGAATTTCTTGAAGCGTATGTGCCGCTCCGTAGGCCTCAAGTGCCCACACTTCCATCTCACCAAAACGCTGTCCCCCGAATTGTGCTTTTCCGCCTAGGGGTTGCTGTGTTACTAATGAATATGGTCCTGTACTTCTAGCATGGATTTTATCATCAACCAAGTGATGTAGCTTCAGCATGTACATATATCCTACTGTTACAGGGTTATCAAAGGCTTCTCCGGTTCTACCGTCTTGAAGCTTCAACTTACCTCCACGTGGATATCCTGATTCTTCTAGGGCATCCATAATGTCAAACTCATTGGCACCATCAAATACTGGGGTGGCCACCTTCCAGCCAAGTGCTTTAGCTGCAAGTCCTAAATGGACCTCTAGGATCTGTCCGATGTTCATACGAGAAGGTACACCCAGTGGATTTAGTACAATCTCTAATGGGGTTCCATCCTCTAAGAACGGCATGTCTTCTTGAGGTAATATTCTCGAAATAACCCCTTTATTTCCATGACGCCCCGCCATTTTGTCTCCAACATTGATTTTTTTCTTTTTAGCAATATAGACACGAACCAGTTCGTTTACGCCTGGTGGTAGTTCATCTCCATTTTCTCGAGTAAATACCTTGATGTCTACAATGATTCCATTCTCTCCATGAGGTACCTTCAGGGAAGTATCTCGAACTTCTCTTGCCTTTTCCCCAAAAATCGCTCTCAGCAAACGTTCTTCAGCAGTTAATTCAGTTTCCCCCTTTGGGGTTACTTTTCCGACTAAAATGTCGCCGGATTCAACTTCTGCTCCGATTCGAATGACGCCTCTTTCATCTAAGTCCTTCAGGGAGTCTTCACCCACATTAGGTATGTCTCGAGTGATTTCTTCTGGTCCTAGCTTTGTATCTCTAGCCTCTGATTCATATTCTTCAATGTGTATTGTTGTTAATGCATCTTCTTTGACTAGCTTTTCATTAATTAAAATAGCATCCTCAAAATTGTATCCTTCCCAAGCCATAAAGCCCACAAGACAGTTTCTACCTAGGGCAATTTCCCCTCGGTCCGTGGAAGGTCCATCAGCGATCACATCTCCTGCTTCGATACGTTCACCCTTACTCACAATCGGTTTTTGGTTAATGCAAGTTCCTTGATTAGAACGCTTGAACTTCAATAACTTGTATCGATCCTTTTGTCCATCTTCCAATTTAACCACGATCTCATTAGAAGCCACATAGTCTACAATTCCGCTGTTTCGGGCAACTACTACAACGCCAGAATCCTTTGCAGCCTTGTACTCCATTCCAGTTCCAATTATCGGTGCATCTGTAATAAGCAGTGGTACAGCTTGTCGTTGCATGTTCGACCCCATTAGTGCACGGTTGGCATCGTCATTTTCAAGGAAGGGAATCATGGCAGTTGCAACAGATACAACCTGTTTTGGTGATACATCCATATAATCCACTTCATCAAATGGCACAACATCAATTCCACCAAACTTAGTTCTAGAAGTAACACGCTTGTTTCCAAATTTTCCTTCTTCATCTAATGGCTCATTGGCCTGAGCTATAATAAACAGGTCTTCCTCATCAGCTGTCAGATACTCAATATCCGTCGTAACAACATCCCGCTTTTTATCTACCTTCCGATAAGGCGATTCAATAAATCCATATTCATTGATTCTTGCATATGAGCTCAATGAGTTGATCAGTCCAATGTTAGGTCCTTCAGGGGTCTCAATAGGACACATTCTTCCATAGTGGGAATGATGTACATCTCGAACCTCAAACCCCGCACGTTCTCTAGAAAGACCACCAGGTCCTAGTGCAGAAAGCCTTCTTTTGTGAGTCAGCTCTGCCAATGGGTTTGTCTGATCCATAAACTGAGATAATTGAGAGCTTCCAAAAAACTCTTTAATGGAGGCCGCTACGGGGCGGATATTAATCAAGGCCTGGGGTGTTACTAAATCCACATCTTGAATTGTCATCCGTTCCTTAACCACTCTCTCCATTCGAGAGAGTCCAATTCTAAATTGATTTTGAAGCAACTCACCTACTGATCTCAATCTTCTATTACCTAGATGATCAATATCATCCACATTACCAATTTCATGGGCTAAATTAAATGCATAATTGATGGAAGCGACAATATCTGATTTTAAGATATGCTTTGGAATCAGCTCTCGCTTTCTTTCTTTTAATGCTTCTTTAATTTCTGCTTCAGAGTCGAATGTGTCAAGAATTTCCCTTAGTACAGGATAATAAACCCGCTCCCTAAGCTTCAAATCTTGAATATCAAAGTCAATATGTGTTTTAATGTCAACAAAATGATTACCGATGACTTTAATTTTCTTGTTTTCCTCTGAATAGACATGTACTTCATTAATTCCAGAGTTTTGGATTAATAAAGAAATCTCACGATCAATTTTGGTGCCTTCCTCCACAAGGATTTCTCCTGTTTGTGGATCAGAAACATTTTCAGCCGCTTTATGGCTCATAATTCGATTTGCCAGAGATAATTTTTTGCTAAACTTATATCGTCCTACTTTTGCCAAATCATAACGCTTTGCATCAAAAAACAAAGTGTTGATTAAAGAAGTAGCACTCTCAATTGTTGGTGGCTCACCTGGTCTTAATTTCTTGTAAATCTCAAGTAGCCCTTCTTCTGCAGTTTTCGTATTATCCTTCTCAAGTGTTGCTAAAATTCTTTCGTCTTCTCCCAGCAAATCTTTAATTTGTTGGTCAGTTCCATACCCCAGTGCCCTTAAGAGTACTGTTGCAGGCTGTTTTCTTGTCCGGTCTACTCTTACAGAAACCACATCATTGGAATCTGTTTCATACTCTAGCCAAGCTCCACGATTTGGGATCACTGTAGCAGAATACAACTGTTTACCAGTTTTATCAAACTGTCGATTGTAATAAACCCCTGGTGAACGAACTAACTGGCTGACAATAACCCGTTCTGCACCATTAATAATAAAGGTACCGGTGTCTGTCATTAAAGGAAAGTCTCCCATAAAAACTTCCTGTTCTTTCACTTCTCCAGTTTCTTTGTTGATTAGCCTCACTTTTACTTTTAATGGTGCAGCATATGTGGCGTCTCTTTCCTTTGACTCCCCAACATCGTACTTAGGATTTTCATCAAGGGAATAATCAACAAACTCCAAAATCAGGTTCCCAGTGTAGTCTTGAATCGGTGAAATGTCGTTAAACACTTCACGTAATCCTTCATCTAAAAACCAGTCATACGCTTCTTTTTGGAGTTCAATCAAATTTGGCATGTCAAGCACTTCATTGATTTGTGAATAACTCATTCTAACTTTCTTGCCAAGCTGGACAGGATGTGGCATCAATTTAATTCACCCCTTGTGTTAAAGTTAAAAGAAATTACTTTCTTTTTTTCTACTCTATGATTGAAAATAGCCAAAAGCCTTTTATTTTGCTTTTGGTTTATTTTTACATACGATCATCTACTATACTATTGCCCTTGGTTGTCTTTTTTATACGGTCTTTATTAATCCTTGCAGGGTTTTGACGGTCTTATCAGTTTAGATAGCAGTGTCAAATAGTATAATATTATGCAATGTATAATTTTAACATAAGAGATACAGTTTGTCAACATTTCTTTGGTTTTCTATTTCTCCTATGAATTACTATATTTCATTTTTGTACTGGTCATTTTAGTTCTTTTATTGTATAATACTTTTATTGTATAATAAGAATCAAAATGTTTTTTCAAAAAACACATAAAAAGGTACTCCAGTTTCCTGGAGTGCCTTTTTTTGCTTATTCAATCAATTATTTAAGTGTTACAGAAGCGCCTGCTTCTTCTAGTTTAGCTTTAATTGCTTCAGCATCTTCTTTAGATATGGCTTCTTTAATTGCCTTAGGAGCCTCATCAACAACTCCTTTAGCTTCTTTCAATCCTAATCCTGTGATTTCTCTTACAGCTTTGATTACATTGATTTTTGAAGATCCTGCGTTATCAAGGATTACATCAAATTCGGTTTGTTCTTCTTCAACAGCTCCACCTGCAGCTGCTCCAACTACCACTGCCGCTGATGCAGATACACCAAACTTTTCTTCTGCAGCTTTCACTAACTCGTTTAATTCTAACACCTTCATATTTTCAATCGTTTCTAAAATTTGCTCGATTGTCATTTTAAAAGCACCTCCGATTATTTTTTGTTTTATTTTTGTTATTTTGATATTTTGTTATTCTTATGCCTCTTGCTCTGTCTTCTTGTCTGCAATCGCTTTGATTAAGCAAGCGAAGTTTGCCATTGGGGCATTAAAGCTGCTAAGAAGTTTAGCAATTAACACTTCTCTTGACGGCACAGACGCTAGCTCTTTTAATTTTTCTTCGTCATAAAAGCTTCCTTCAACAAACCCTACTTTTAATTCTAGGGCTTTATGGTTCTTAGCAAAATCATTTAAGATTCTAGCTGGAGCCACTGGATCCTCATAACTGAAAGCAACAGCATTTGGTCCTACCAAATCCGCCACCATTTCTTCCATCCCTGCATTTCGAGCTGCTCGTCTCATCATGGTATTCTTATATACTTTGTATTCAACGCCAGCTTCTCTAAACTTTGCTCTAAGTTCTGTGACTTCCTCAACCTTCAGTCCTCTATAATCAACTACTACTGCAGCGATAGATTTTTCAAACTTCTCAGTAATTTCAGCCACAACTTTTTCTTTCATCTCAATTACTTTTGACATTAGGACGTCCACCTCCTCTTTATGAATATATGGATATTTTGCCGTTACAGAAAAAGATCCCTCTCTGCGTAAATAACGTCACACAGAAAGAGATCTTTGATAAATTTATCCAAAGCCTCGGTAGGATATTTAAGCTAACGCACCTACTTTCTGCGGCAAAATATTCACTTTTAACAACTTTAATCATTGTATCAGTATCTGAAATCTATGTCAACAGATAAATTTAATTTATCTAATGGAACTTTATTCTGATACCTTTGATGGATTAACACGAATTCCTGGTCCCATCGTACTGGTTACACTGACACTCTTGAAATATTGTCCCTTTGCTGCGGCTGGTTTCGCCTTTGCAACTGCTTCTAACAATGTTTTAAAGTTTTCAGCCAGTTGTGCTTCTTCAAAAGAAGCTTTTCCGATTGGCACATGGATAATGTTTGTTTTATCCAATCTGTATTCTACTTTACCAGCTTTTATTTCCTTTACAGCTCTTTCAAGGTCAAATGTTACTGTTCCAGACTTAGGATTTGGCATTAATCCTTTTGGTCCAAGTACTCTACCTAATCGTCCTACAACACCCATCATATCTGGCG
Encoded proteins:
- the rplJ gene encoding 50S ribosomal protein L10; translation: MSKVIEMKEKVVAEITEKFEKSIAAVVVDYRGLKVEEVTELRAKFREAGVEYKVYKNTMMRRAARNAGMEEMVADLVGPNAVAFSYEDPVAPARILNDFAKNHKALELKVGFVEGSFYDEEKLKELASVPSREVLIAKLLSSFNAPMANFACLIKAIADKKTEQEA
- the rpoB gene encoding DNA-directed RNA polymerase subunit beta, whose protein sequence is MPHPVQLGKKVRMSYSQINEVLDMPNLIELQKEAYDWFLDEGLREVFNDISPIQDYTGNLILEFVDYSLDENPKYDVGESKERDATYAAPLKVKVRLINKETGEVKEQEVFMGDFPLMTDTGTFIINGAERVIVSQLVRSPGVYYNRQFDKTGKQLYSATVIPNRGAWLEYETDSNDVVSVRVDRTRKQPATVLLRALGYGTDQQIKDLLGEDERILATLEKDNTKTAEEGLLEIYKKLRPGEPPTIESATSLINTLFFDAKRYDLAKVGRYKFSKKLSLANRIMSHKAAENVSDPQTGEILVEEGTKIDREISLLIQNSGINEVHVYSEENKKIKVIGNHFVDIKTHIDFDIQDLKLRERVYYPVLREILDTFDSEAEIKEALKERKRELIPKHILKSDIVASINYAFNLAHEIGNVDDIDHLGNRRLRSVGELLQNQFRIGLSRMERVVKERMTIQDVDLVTPQALINIRPVAASIKEFFGSSQLSQFMDQTNPLAELTHKRRLSALGPGGLSRERAGFEVRDVHHSHYGRMCPIETPEGPNIGLINSLSSYARINEYGFIESPYRKVDKKRDVVTTDIEYLTADEEDLFIIAQANEPLDEEGKFGNKRVTSRTKFGGIDVVPFDEVDYMDVSPKQVVSVATAMIPFLENDDANRALMGSNMQRQAVPLLITDAPIIGTGMEYKAAKDSGVVVVARNSGIVDYVASNEIVVKLEDGQKDRYKLLKFKRSNQGTCINQKPIVSKGERIEAGDVIADGPSTDRGEIALGRNCLVGFMAWEGYNFEDAILINEKLVKEDALTTIHIEEYESEARDTKLGPEEITRDIPNVGEDSLKDLDERGVIRIGAEVESGDILVGKVTPKGETELTAEERLLRAIFGEKAREVRDTSLKVPHGENGIIVDIKVFTRENGDELPPGVNELVRVYIAKKKKINVGDKMAGRHGNKGVISRILPQEDMPFLEDGTPLEIVLNPLGVPSRMNIGQILEVHLGLAAKALGWKVATPVFDGANEFDIMDALEESGYPRGGKLKLQDGRTGEAFDNPVTVGYMYMLKLHHLVDDKIHARSTGPYSLVTQQPLGGKAQFGGQRFGEMEVWALEAYGAAHTLQEILTVKSDDVVGRVKTYECIVKGENIPEPGVPESFKVLIKELQSLCLDVKVLTDDDHELEIKETIDDDAGEMSLEHGDFDYGLEEPTVPEGSHITDEEEKDEDNDSEEALITEEDFEPTSVETEYAEDDDEFDGYNDFKA
- the rpoC gene encoding DNA-directed RNA polymerase subunit beta' → MYELNNFRSIKIALASPEKIRQWSKGEVKKPETINYRTLKPEKEGLFCEKIFGPTRDWECHCGKYKRVRYKGVVCDRCGVEVTKSKVRRERMGHIELAAPVSHIWYFKGIPSRMGLLLDMSPRSLEKVLYFAAYIVINPGETPLTEKQILTEKEYADAIEKYGPKFKAGMGAEAVKGLLESIDLDAMNIELRHKLKESTGQKRIRTVRRLEVVEAFRKSKNNPAWMILDVVPVIPPDLRPMVQLDGGRFATSDLNDLYRRVINRNNRLKRLLDLGAPDIIVRNEKRMLQEAVDALIDNGRRGKPVTGPGNRPLKSLSDMLKGKQGRFRQNLLGKRVDYSGRSVIVVGPELKFYQCGLPKQMALELFKPFVMKKLVQENYAHNIKSAKRMVEKVKPEVWGVLEEVISQHPVLLNRAPTLHRLGIQAFEPILVEGKAIKLHPLVCTAYNADFDGDQMAVHVPLSVEAQAESRFLMLSINNILAPKDGEPITTPTQDMVLGCYYLTIQDEGVLGEGTIFKDFEELLLAYETKAVSLHAKVKVRMKLSAEDSGKLVESTVGRFIFNEKIPQDLGFVDRSKDLYALEVDFLCTKGALGKVIGKCFRKHGNTITSIMLDYIKELGFKYSTRGAITVAVSDMDVPEAKAELISQAEQRVDKYEKAFRRGLISDEERYEKVIETWTETTEKVTDALMAGLDRFNNIFIMADSGARGSKNQIRQLGGMRGLMANASGHTVEIPIKSNFREGLTVLEYFTSTHGARKGLADTALRTADSGYLTRRLVDVSQDVIIRELDCGTETGIVAKAFKDGNEVIEELYFRIVGRHSIDDIIHPETKKVIVPKGDIIFEDAAETITEAGIEKVAIRSALACRSKHGVCGTCYGRNLATGEPVKVGEAVGIIAAQSIGEPGTQLTMRTFHTGGVAGSDITQGLPRVEELFEARKPKGLAIISEISGKVDISESKRKREVTVTDENQEVVTYTIPYGSRVKVKQGQILEPGDEITEGSVNPHDILRIKGVEGVQTYIIKEVQRVYRLQGVDINDKHIEVISRQMLSRIKVEEAGDTELLPGSLENVFAFELANQKAIEEGGEPATGNIALLGITKASLATDSFLSAASFQETTRVLTEAAIKGKEDHLIGLKENVIIGKLIPAGTGMKRYKNIAISTETDEKLDEIEETL
- the rplL gene encoding 50S ribosomal protein L7/L12, which translates into the protein MTIEQILETIENMKVLELNELVKAAEEKFGVSASAAVVVGAAAGGAVEEEQTEFDVILDNAGSSKINVIKAVREITGLGLKEAKGVVDEAPKAIKEAISKEDAEAIKAKLEEAGASVTLK